One window from the genome of Amycolatopsis sp. NBC_01480 encodes:
- the acs gene encoding acetate--CoA ligase: MTEQSPALDNLLNESRTFPPSDEFAAQANAKAELYAKADADREQFWAEQAERLTWDTKWSQVLDWTNAPFAKWFVGGKLNVAYNCVDRHVEAGHGEQVAIHWVGEPGDTRDITYAQLQDEVSKAANALTSLGVKAGDVIAIQLQMIPEAIFAMLACARIGALHSVVFGGFSPTALRARVDDAAAKIVITSDGQYRRGKAAPMKANVDEALEGAETVEKVIVVRRTGSDLEGEVPWTDERDLWWHELVDGQSAEHTPEAFDAEHPLFILYTSGTTGRPKGILHTSGGYLTQTAYTHHNVFDHKPGEDVYWCTADIGWITGHSYIVYGPLANRVTQVVYEGTPNTPHEGRHWEIIQKYKVSIYYTAPTLIRTFMKWGAQIPAEYDLSSLRVLGSVGEPINPEAWIWYRETIGANSAPIVDTWWQTETGAIMISPLPGVTSTKPGSAQRALPGISAKVVDDQAQEVGKGGGGYLVLDQPWPSMLRGIWGDNERYRETYWSRFAEQGFYFAGDGAKYDADGDIWLLGRVDDVMNVSGHRISTTEVESALVSHPTVAEAAVVGASDPTTGQGIVAFVILRGNAVDGGDEAIQALRNHVAKEIGPIAKPRQIMVVPELPKTRSGKIMRRLLRDVAENRQVGDVTTLADSSVMDLISSGLQSGKEE, from the coding sequence TCTGGGCCGAGCAGGCTGAACGGCTGACCTGGGACACGAAGTGGTCCCAGGTATTGGACTGGACCAATGCCCCGTTCGCGAAGTGGTTCGTCGGCGGGAAGCTGAACGTCGCATACAACTGTGTCGACCGCCACGTCGAGGCCGGCCACGGCGAGCAGGTGGCGATCCACTGGGTCGGCGAGCCCGGCGACACCCGCGACATCACGTACGCGCAGTTGCAGGACGAGGTGTCCAAGGCCGCGAACGCCCTGACGTCACTGGGCGTGAAGGCCGGCGACGTGATCGCGATCCAGTTGCAGATGATCCCCGAGGCCATCTTCGCGATGCTCGCCTGCGCCCGGATCGGCGCGCTGCACAGCGTGGTCTTCGGCGGCTTCTCCCCGACCGCGCTGCGGGCCCGGGTGGACGACGCCGCGGCGAAGATCGTGATCACCTCCGACGGCCAGTACCGCCGCGGCAAGGCCGCGCCGATGAAGGCCAATGTGGACGAGGCGCTCGAGGGCGCCGAGACCGTGGAGAAGGTCATCGTGGTCCGCCGCACCGGCTCGGACCTCGAGGGCGAGGTGCCGTGGACCGACGAGCGCGACCTGTGGTGGCACGAGCTCGTGGACGGCCAGTCCGCCGAGCACACGCCCGAGGCGTTCGACGCCGAGCACCCGCTGTTCATCCTGTACACCTCGGGCACCACCGGGCGGCCGAAGGGCATCCTGCACACCTCCGGCGGCTACCTCACCCAGACCGCGTACACGCACCACAACGTGTTCGACCACAAGCCGGGCGAGGACGTCTACTGGTGCACCGCCGACATCGGCTGGATCACCGGGCACAGCTACATCGTCTACGGCCCGCTAGCGAACCGCGTCACGCAGGTCGTCTACGAAGGCACGCCGAACACCCCGCACGAGGGCCGGCACTGGGAGATCATCCAGAAGTACAAGGTCTCCATCTACTACACCGCGCCGACGCTGATCCGCACGTTCATGAAGTGGGGCGCGCAGATCCCGGCCGAGTACGACCTGTCGTCGCTGCGCGTGCTGGGCTCGGTCGGCGAGCCGATCAACCCCGAGGCGTGGATCTGGTACCGCGAGACCATCGGCGCGAACTCCGCGCCGATCGTCGACACCTGGTGGCAGACCGAGACCGGCGCGATCATGATCTCGCCGCTGCCGGGCGTCACGTCAACGAAGCCGGGCTCGGCGCAGCGGGCGCTGCCGGGCATCTCCGCGAAGGTCGTCGACGACCAGGCCCAGGAGGTCGGCAAGGGGGGCGGCGGGTACCTGGTGCTGGACCAGCCGTGGCCGTCGATGCTGCGCGGGATCTGGGGCGACAACGAGCGTTACCGGGAGACGTACTGGTCGCGGTTCGCCGAGCAGGGCTTCTACTTCGCCGGCGACGGCGCGAAGTACGACGCCGACGGTGACATCTGGCTGCTCGGCCGGGTCGACGACGTGATGAACGTGTCCGGCCACCGCATCTCGACCACCGAGGTCGAGTCCGCCCTGGTCTCGCACCCGACGGTGGCCGAGGCGGCCGTGGTCGGCGCTTCCGACCCGACCACCGGGCAGGGCATCGTGGCGTTCGTGATCCTGCGCGGCAACGCGGTGGACGGCGGCGACGAGGCGATCCAGGCCCTGCGCAACCACGTGGCCAAGGAGATCGGCCCGATCGCGAAGCCGCGGCAGATCATGGTGGTGCCGGAGCTGCCGAAGACCCGCTCGGGCAAGATCATGCGGCGCCTGCTCCGTGACGTCGCGGAGAACCGGCAGGTCGGCGACGTCACCACGCTGGCCGACTCGTCGGTGATGGACCTCATCTCCTCCGGCCTGCAGTCGGGCAAGGAGGAGTAA
- a CDS encoding DUF6319 family protein yields MTVEALTHDEDTAAEAVTASAPQAADAPAVTEPTSSTSSPEPSADSASTSASAEEKPAEEAPKPKRGRPKATAASAAKKTRTVELILTVTGTADGEWQAELKNGSKWVAKGLEIPAAAVSRAAKELHSDLSGPIDEVINQARDAQAAKVAQLEAELEAAKQALADLDV; encoded by the coding sequence ATGACCGTGGAAGCCTTGACGCACGACGAGGACACTGCGGCCGAAGCGGTGACGGCGTCAGCGCCGCAGGCCGCGGACGCCCCGGCAGTCACCGAGCCCACGTCCTCGACTTCGTCACCGGAGCCGTCCGCGGACTCGGCCTCGACCTCCGCTTCGGCTGAGGAGAAGCCGGCCGAGGAGGCGCCGAAGCCGAAGCGCGGGCGTCCCAAGGCCACCGCCGCGTCGGCGGCGAAGAAGACCCGCACGGTGGAGCTGATCCTCACCGTCACCGGCACGGCCGACGGCGAGTGGCAGGCCGAGCTGAAGAACGGCAGCAAGTGGGTCGCGAAGGGCCTGGAGATCCCGGCCGCCGCCGTCTCGCGCGCGGCGAAGGAGCTGCACTCCGACCTGTCCGGCCCGATCGACGAGGTCATCAACCAGGCCCGTGACGCGCAGGCCGCGAAGGTCGCGCAGCTCGAGGCCGAGCTCGAGGCCGCCAAGCAGGCTTTGGCGGACCTCGACGTCTGA
- a CDS encoding cupin domain-containing protein, producing MSEWHALSTVEGRPLLGGTGRVRELQRAPSGLAYEIHYPAGVASPPHSHDHDSIVYLLEGHLTGMVGGVEASLRPGESILHPRGVTHHVEAIVDSTWVEFKSPLPEQPPLA from the coding sequence GTGAGCGAGTGGCACGCTCTGTCTACAGTGGAGGGTCGCCCGCTGCTCGGCGGCACCGGCCGCGTGCGCGAGCTGCAACGCGCGCCGAGCGGCCTGGCCTACGAGATCCACTACCCGGCCGGCGTGGCCTCGCCCCCGCACAGCCACGACCACGACAGCATCGTCTACCTGCTCGAAGGCCACCTGACGGGCATGGTCGGCGGCGTCGAAGCTTCGCTGCGGCCGGGGGAGTCGATCCTGCACCCGCGCGGGGTGACGCACCACGTTGAGGCCATTGTGGACAGTACGTGGGTCGAGTTCAAGTCACCGCTGCCGGAACAGCCGCCACTCGCCTGA
- a CDS encoding MFS transporter, with product MTPDVTTAPGADRRSLRRAFAASLSGTALEWYDFAAYSVASATIFGHLFFPSGDALAGTMAAFSTYAVGYLARPLGGFVFGRLGDRLGRKRVLVVTLILTGVSTFLIGLLPTYAAVGGFAAILLVALRFAQGVGIGGEWGGAVLLSSEFGDPAKRGFWASAAQIGPPAGNLLANGVLALLAALLTDAQFTSWGWRVAFLLSGALVGFGLWIRLKLEETPVFRRIAELGERPSAPISEVFREERRALAAAVLVRVCPDVLYALFTVFVLTYITSHTTLSRGQGLAAVMIGSALQLVLIPAFGALSDRVSRRGLTLVAVIAAGIWPFVFFPMVGAGSFAALIIGVLLALVIHSALYGPQAALVTEQFSERLRYTGSSLAYTLAGVIGGAPAPLLFTALLAGYDTWVAVACYLAVTAVVSLVGVLIARGGRDPE from the coding sequence ATGACACCAGACGTCACCACGGCGCCGGGCGCTGACCGCCGCTCCCTCCGCCGCGCGTTCGCGGCCAGCCTGTCCGGCACTGCCCTCGAGTGGTACGACTTCGCGGCCTACTCGGTGGCGTCGGCGACCATCTTCGGCCACCTCTTCTTCCCCTCCGGCGACGCGCTCGCGGGCACCATGGCCGCGTTCTCGACGTACGCGGTCGGCTATCTCGCACGTCCGCTCGGCGGCTTCGTGTTCGGCCGGCTCGGCGACCGGCTGGGGCGCAAGCGCGTGCTCGTCGTGACGCTGATCCTCACAGGCGTGAGCACGTTCCTCATCGGCTTGCTGCCCACGTACGCGGCTGTCGGCGGCTTCGCGGCCATCCTGCTCGTCGCGCTGCGGTTCGCGCAGGGCGTGGGAATCGGCGGCGAGTGGGGCGGCGCCGTGCTGCTGTCCAGTGAGTTCGGTGATCCGGCGAAACGCGGGTTCTGGGCGTCCGCCGCGCAGATCGGCCCGCCGGCCGGAAACCTGCTGGCCAACGGCGTCCTGGCGCTGCTCGCCGCCCTGCTCACCGACGCGCAGTTCACGTCGTGGGGCTGGCGCGTGGCGTTCCTGCTGTCCGGCGCGCTGGTCGGGTTCGGCCTATGGATCCGGCTGAAGCTGGAGGAGACGCCGGTGTTCCGCCGCATCGCGGAACTCGGCGAACGCCCGTCCGCGCCGATCTCGGAGGTCTTCCGCGAGGAGCGCCGCGCGCTCGCCGCCGCCGTGCTGGTGCGGGTGTGCCCGGACGTGCTGTACGCGCTCTTCACCGTCTTCGTCCTCACGTACATCACTTCGCACACAACGCTTTCCCGCGGCCAGGGCCTCGCGGCGGTGATGATCGGCTCGGCGCTGCAGCTCGTGCTGATCCCGGCGTTCGGCGCGCTTTCGGACCGGGTTTCACGGCGTGGGCTGACCCTGGTGGCGGTGATCGCGGCGGGGATCTGGCCGTTTGTGTTCTTCCCGATGGTGGGCGCCGGCTCGTTCGCCGCGTTGATCATCGGCGTGCTGCTGGCGCTGGTCATCCACTCGGCGCTTTACGGCCCGCAGGCCGCCCTCGTCACCGAGCAGTTCTCGGAACGGCTGCGCTACACCGGCAGCTCGCTGGCCTACACTCTCGCCGGCGTAATCGGCGGAGCTCCGGCGCCGCTGTTGTTCACCGCCCTGCTCGCGGGTTACGACACCTGGGTCGCGGTGGCGTGCTACCTCGCCGTCACCGCCGTCGTGAGCCTCGTCGGGGTGCTGATCGCCAGGGGCGGCAGGGATCCGGAGTGA